One Vespa crabro chromosome 9, iyVesCrab1.2, whole genome shotgun sequence genomic region harbors:
- the LOC124427178 gene encoding dynein assembly factor with WDR repeat domains 1-like, protein MRLLRFLLRYFPPGLALEYRQGGDVKTKMIDLLDLSIETDIKALAESIKASEPVITESVMDQLVETLQKLQAKVCNVDVKRYYKHKTLRTHLLPLTNIAFDKLGKRCLTGSYDRTCKVWDIESGKELLTLEGHKNVVYAVSFNNPISDKIVTGSFDKTASIWCSRTGHCLLTFWGHDGEVVVTKFSPTQNKVATGSLDATSRIFNLTTGQELGLLKGHTAEVIALHYNDDGNQIITGSFDGTVNVWDTRTFTRVCALIGHRSELSNCLYNFDYSLIASSSMDKTAKIWDTRKNECLATLLGHDDEILDLTFDNKGKKLATASSDTTARIWDTTTDFRQVSVMQGHQEEVSKGNISLKINKSRAHRIFLI, encoded by the exons TTCCACCAG gTCTCGCCTTGGAATACAGGCAAGGTGGCGACGTCAAAACTAAAATGATCGACCTTTTGGATCTATCTATCGa GACTGACATAAAAGCACTGGCAGAGAGCATAAAAGCAAGCGAGCCCGTAATAACCGAAAGTGTAATGGACCAGTTAGTGGAAACATTGCAGAAACTACAGGCCAAAGTGTGCAACGTAGACGTGAAGCGTTACTATAAACATAAGACCCTACGAACACACCTTCTTCCTTTAACCAACATAGCGTTCGATAAATTAGGTAAAAG ATGCCTGACAGGAAGCTACGACCGAACTTGTAAAGTTTGGGACATCGAAAGTGGAAAAGAGCTTCTTACTCTCGAAGGCCATAAAAACGTGGTCTATGCCGTTTCCTTTAACAACCCGATATC AGACAAAATCGTGACCGGATCGTTCGATAAAACAGCGAGCATTTGGTGTTCACGTACCGGTCATTGTTTGCTTACTTTTTGGGGTCACGACGGTGAGGTGGTAGTGACGAAATTTTCACCAACGCAGAACAAAGTTGCGACGGGTTCTCTTGATGCTACTTCAAGAATATTTAATCTTACGACAG GTCAAGAACTGGGCTTGCTGAAGGGCCACACGGCGGAAGTAATTGCGCTTCATTACAACGACGACGGGAATCAGATCATAACGGGCTCCTTCGATGGCACCGTCAACGTCTGGGACACGAGAACCTTCAC GCGAGTTTGCGCTTTGATTGGGCATCGTTCGGAATTATCCAATTGTCTCTACAACTTCGATTACTCTCTGATAGCTTCCTCTTCGATGGATAAAACTGCAAAGATATGGGATACTAGGAAAAACGAATGTTTAGCTACGTTATTGGGCCACGACGACGAAATTCTCGACTTGACCTTCGATAACAAGGGGAAGAAATTGGCCACAGCGAGCAGCGATACCACAGCCCGAATTTGGGATACGACTACGGATTTTCGACAGGTCTCGGTGATGCAGGGCCATCAAGAGGAAGTTTCAAAaggtaatatttcattaaaaatcaaCAAGTCAAGAGCTCATaggatatttcttatttaa